A window of Oncorhynchus nerka isolate Pitt River linkage group LG4, Oner_Uvic_2.0, whole genome shotgun sequence contains these coding sequences:
- the LOC115120906 gene encoding zinc finger protein 239-like: MCDCKDSLHIDRQLRQRTLEKWKKIAPVSDNYDGGVDDGDDYDDGDDDACDNSSKTRDKPYHCLDCAQLRSHMKVHAGEKPHLCTDCGKLFQSLHAFERHQQKHARKMLHQCSDCGKGFTRAYHLRRHQHTHKEKSNHCSDCGKSFTRLEHLKRHQRKHKEKTRYHCSMCEEKFSTQAMLNSHLQVHVGELPHHCSDCGKAFSDKRQFDIHQKRHQRKTVKKTSYLCSDCGMTFSKPSTFKVHQRSHTGEKPYSCSECGKSFVQSTTLGIHLQWHAGARASYSCPVCGKTFSRSNSVKRHQMVHTGERPHECPCCGKRCFRRSILIIHVRSHTGDKPYVCSECGKRFSQDGDRKRHHPDL, translated from the exons ATGTGTGACTGCAAGGACAGTTTACATATTGACAGGCAACTGCGTCAGAGAACGTTGGAGAAATGGAAGAAAATTGCCCCAGTCTCTGATAATTatgatggtggtgttgatgatggtgatgattatgatgatggtGACGATGATGCCTGTGACAACAGTTCTAAAACCAGAGACAAGCCCTACCACTGCTTAGACTGTG CACAACTAAGAAGTCACATGAAAGTGCATGCCGGGGAAAAGCCTCACCTCTGCACCGACTGTGGGAAACTATTCCAGTCGTTACACGCGTTTGAAAGACACCAGCAGAAACATGCTAGAAAGATGCTTCACCAATGCTCAGACTGTGGTAAAGGTTTTACCAGAGCCTATCACTTGAGAAGACACCAGCATACACATAAAGAGAAGTCTAATCACTGCTCTGATTGTGGTAAGAGCTTCACTCGATTGGAACATCTAAAAAGACACCAGCGGAAACACAAGGAAAAGACACGTTACCACTGCTCTATGTGTGAGGAGAAGTTCTCTACACAGGCAATGTTAAATAGTCACCTGCAGGTACATGTTGGAGAGCTACCTCACcattgctctgactgtggaaaggcGTTCTCAGACAAAAGACAATTTGacatccaccagaaaagacatcAGCGAAAAACTGTAAAAAAGACGTCTTACCTTTGCAGTGACTGTGGAATGACTTTCAGCAAGCCAAGCACATTTAAGGTGCACCAGAGATCTCACACAGGAGAAAAACCATACAGCTGCTCagagtgtgggaagagttttgtccAGTCCACCACACTCGGGATCCACCTCCAGTGGCACGCTGGGGCGAGGGCCAGCTACTCCTGCCCTGTCTGTGGGAAGACTTTCTCTCGCTCTAACAGTGTGAAGAGACATCAGAtggttcacacaggagagagacctcATGAGTGTCCCTGCTGTGGGAAACGCTGCTTCCGACGGAGTATTCTGATCATACATGTGAGGAGTCACACTGGAGATAAACCATATGTTTGTTCTGAGTGTGGGAAGAGGTTCTCCCAAGATGGCGACCGGAAACGACAccaccctgacctctga
- the LOC135571501 gene encoding zinc finger protein 239-like produces MTFSKPSTFKVHQRSHTGEKPYSCSECGKSFVQSTTLRMHLQWHAGARASYSCPVCGKTFSRSNSVKRHQMVHTGERPHECPCCGKRCFRRSALIIHMRIHTGEKPYICSECGKRFSQDGDRKRHQIRHHPDL; encoded by the coding sequence ATGACTTTCAGCAAGCCAAGCACATTTAAGGTGCACCAGAGATCTCACACAGGAGAAAAACCATACAGCTGCTCagagtgtgggaagagttttgtccAGTCCACCACACTCCGGATGCACCTCCAGTGGCACGCTGGGGCGAGGGCCAGCTACTCCTGCCCTGTCTGTGGGAAGACTTTCTCTCGCTCTAACAGTGTGAAGAGACATCAGAtggttcacacaggagagagacctcATGAGTGTCCCTGCTGTGGGAAACGCTGCTTCCGACGGAGTGCTTTGATCATACACATGAGgattcacactggagagaaaccataCATTTGTTCTGAGTGTGGGAAGAGGTTCTCCCAAGATGGCGACCGGAAACGACACCAAATAAGACAccaccctgacctctga
- the LOC115128865 gene encoding claudin-5-like has product MLSACLEFLGMGLCLLGSLLVMIACGLPMWKVTAFIDMNIVVAQTNWDGLWMSCVVQSTGQMQCKMHDSVLALSHDLQTARALTVIAAVLGVAGLVVTIAGAQCTNCIKTELVKAKVVHAGGVVYIISGLLVLVPLCWMANNIIVDFYNPDVSSSKKREIGAAIYIGWAATALLLLGGTMLCCSCPQRGKSAYPTKTISANGDFDKRHYV; this is encoded by the coding sequence ATGCTCTCTGCTTGTCTGGAGTTCCTGGGGATGGGGTTGTGCCTACTGGGCTCGCTCCTGGTCATGATCGCGTGCGGGCTGCCCATGTGGAAGGTGACGGCGTTCATCGATATGAATATCGTGGTCGCGCAGACCAACTGGGACGGGCTCTGGATGTCATGCGTGGTGCAGAGCACCGGCCAGATGCAGTGCAAGATGCACGACTCGGTGCTGGCGCTCAGCCATGACCTGCAGACCGCGCGCGCCCTCACGGTGATCGCGGCGGTTCTTGGGGTGGCGGGGCTGGTGGTGACTATTGCCGGGGCGCAGTGCACTAACTGTATCAAGACCGAATTGGTGAAAGCAAAAGTGGTGCACGCCGGTGGGGTGGTCTACATAATCAGCGGTCTATTGGTATTGGTTCCCCTCTGTTGGATGGCCAATAACATCATAGTAGACTTTTACAACCCAGATGTGTCCTCGTCCAAGAAGAGGGAGATAGGAGCGGCCATCTATATCGGCTGGGCCGCCACAGCCCTGCTCCTTCTGGGGGGAACCATGCTGTGCTGCTCCTGTCCCCAGCGAGGCAAGAGTGCCTATCCCACCAAGACCATCTCGGCCAACGGAGACTTCGACAAGAGACATTATGTGTAG